One stretch of Lacrimispora sphenoides DNA includes these proteins:
- a CDS encoding LysR family transcriptional regulator, whose amino-acid sequence MELKEARYILAIARQKNISKAAETLFISQPSLSKYLKNLEHQLGARLFDRVGSCYSPTYIGERYIHYAERIVEFGIEWDMEFDDIMHQNHGRLNIAIPIMLGNSLIGPTLSNFHKLYPHVTVNMMEEVNFVAEHTLTDHTVDVTIYNVHEFPTGLDYQVIGKEEMVLVLSGSNPLVKMAEKKDGFQYPWIDLGFLADEPFILLYPDQNTGGLALKLFKDYGLEPNILLHTRNSEMSIRLAMEGLGAAFAPESYYHYLKDRELKSSVCLSIGKEKIENTLIAAYQKNRYLPKYAKAYLDILTEYYQTKQT is encoded by the coding sequence ATGGAATTAAAGGAAGCAAGATACATTCTGGCCATCGCCAGACAGAAAAACATCAGCAAAGCTGCAGAAACCCTTTTCATCTCCCAGCCATCCTTAAGCAAATATTTAAAAAACTTGGAGCATCAGCTTGGGGCCCGTCTTTTTGACCGTGTTGGAAGCTGCTATTCTCCGACCTATATCGGAGAACGTTACATCCACTACGCCGAAAGAATCGTGGAATTCGGAATCGAATGGGACATGGAGTTTGACGATATTATGCACCAAAACCACGGACGTTTAAATATCGCCATTCCCATCATGCTTGGAAACAGCCTGATCGGTCCCACTCTTTCAAACTTCCACAAGCTATATCCCCATGTCACAGTCAACATGATGGAGGAAGTCAACTTTGTAGCAGAACATACCCTGACCGACCATACCGTGGACGTGACCATTTACAATGTCCATGAATTTCCCACCGGCCTGGATTATCAGGTGATCGGAAAGGAAGAAATGGTTCTCGTCCTATCCGGATCTAATCCACTGGTAAAAATGGCTGAAAAAAAAGATGGCTTTCAATATCCCTGGATCGATCTTGGCTTTCTTGCAGACGAGCCCTTTATTCTTCTTTATCCTGACCAGAATACAGGCGGCCTTGCTTTAAAGCTCTTTAAGGATTACGGGCTGGAACCAAATATTCTCCTTCATACCAGAAACAGCGAAATGTCCATCCGCCTCGCCATGGAAGGCCTGGGAGCCGCCTTTGCTCCTGAAAGCTACTATCATTATCTAAAAGACAGAGAACTTAAATCCTCAGTCTGCCTGTCCATTGGGAAAGAAAAGATTGAAAACACCCTTATAGCCGCCTATCAGAAAAACCGCTACCTGCCGAAATATGCCAAGGCTTATCTTGATATCCTGACAGAATATTATCAGACAAAGCAAACATAA
- a CDS encoding ABC transporter permease, which yields MKKSSAFIMVVPGLVILAVCLFLPLLRVLIPSFHTGDYPFSAYVEFFQDEYYLKIFMRTVKVAFITTAICMAAGVPTAYFISRCQKKWRGILLSVSIFPLMTNSVIRSFAWINILGSNGIINRFLMAAGLVEKPAKLLYTDFAIIIGSVYLFLPLMIVTVAGIMENIEDDMMEAALSLGADRFKAFMKVIFPISLPGIIVGGILVFTGTLTAYTTPQLLGGNKHMVLATFIYQRAMSVGDWNGAAVISLIMIATTLAVIKGLNALSARLDRRGGNHA from the coding sequence ATGAAGAAAAGTAGTGCATTTATCATGGTGGTGCCAGGGCTTGTAATACTGGCAGTGTGTCTGTTTTTACCGCTTTTAAGGGTACTGATTCCGTCTTTTCATACCGGAGACTATCCGTTCAGCGCTTATGTGGAGTTTTTTCAGGATGAGTATTATCTTAAGATTTTTATGAGAACGGTTAAGGTTGCGTTCATCACTACGGCTATCTGCATGGCAGCAGGAGTACCGACTGCATATTTTATCAGCCGGTGCCAGAAGAAGTGGAGAGGGATTTTGCTGTCTGTTTCCATTTTTCCCCTGATGACCAATTCTGTCATCAGAAGCTTTGCCTGGATCAATATTTTAGGAAGCAACGGTATTATTAACCGATTTCTTATGGCGGCCGGTCTTGTGGAAAAGCCTGCGAAACTGTTGTACACGGATTTTGCCATTATCATTGGTTCCGTTTATTTATTTCTTCCCCTGATGATCGTTACAGTGGCCGGTATTATGGAAAATATTGAGGATGACATGATGGAAGCGGCTCTCAGCCTGGGGGCGGACCGGTTCAAGGCCTTTATGAAGGTGATTTTCCCCATAAGTCTTCCGGGAATCATCGTTGGAGGTATTCTGGTATTTACCGGAACCTTGACGGCCTATACTACGCCTCAGCTGCTTGGCGGCAATAAACATATGGTTCTTGCCACATTCATCTACCAGAGGGCCATGAGTGTGGGAGACTGGAATGGGGCTGCAGTTATTTCCCTGATCATGATCGCCACGACCCTGGCTGTGATCAAAGGTTTAAATGCCCTGTCAGCCAGACTGGACAGAAGAGGAGGAAATCATGCGTAA
- a CDS encoding ABC transporter permease, producing MRKNKMLTAFAVIVFLFLVLPLVIITVTAFGEGSAITFPIDSFSFRWFVNVFALKSFRVSFLTSLEIALLATVAALIAGIPAAYALARSGIKGKGILKSVFLSPTIVPGIVIGFVLYQFLVLTLRVPVFAGLLAGHFMVTLPYVIRVVGSSLDQFDFSVEEAAWSLGCTKTGAFFRVVLPNITSGISAAFMLAFINSFNNIPVSMFLSGPGVSTFPATLMGYIEYNYDPTVSAVSVLLMAVTVLIMVIVDKTLGIAALAK from the coding sequence ATGCGTAAGAATAAAATGCTGACTGCTTTTGCTGTGATCGTGTTTCTGTTTTTGGTTCTGCCGCTTGTCATCATTACTGTGACCGCTTTTGGGGAGGGCAGTGCCATCACCTTTCCCATTGACTCTTTCTCTTTTCGGTGGTTTGTCAATGTATTTGCATTAAAGTCCTTCCGGGTTTCCTTCCTGACCAGTTTGGAAATCGCTCTGCTTGCGACCGTGGCCGCACTGATTGCAGGGATTCCGGCTGCTTATGCTCTGGCAAGGTCCGGCATAAAAGGAAAGGGGATTCTAAAATCCGTGTTCCTTTCCCCGACCATTGTGCCTGGAATCGTAATCGGCTTCGTGCTCTATCAGTTTCTGGTTCTGACTTTAAGAGTTCCAGTGTTTGCCGGACTTTTGGCCGGGCATTTTATGGTGACACTGCCCTATGTGATCCGGGTGGTCGGCTCCAGTCTGGACCAGTTCGATTTTTCGGTGGAAGAGGCGGCCTGGAGTCTGGGGTGCACAAAGACGGGGGCATTTTTCCGTGTGGTACTGCCTAATATCACATCGGGAATCTCCGCTGCCTTTATGCTGGCTTTTATTAACTCCTTTAATAACATTCCGGTTTCCATGTTTCTCTCCGGTCCCGGTGTGTCTACTTTCCCGGCGACTCTCATGGGTTACATCGAATATAATTATGATCCCACCGTATCGGCGGTATCCGTGCTTTTAATGGCCGTAACGGTCCTTATTATGGTAATTGTTGATAAGACACTGGGAATTGCAGCTTTGGCAAAATAG
- a CDS encoding ABC transporter ATP-binding protein has translation MAYMTLQDIDVCYDKKKQILKGLNLEVQEGELVSLLGPSGCGKTTTLRVVAGFIEPQNGVFALDGEDLTKVPVHKRNFGIVFQSYALFPHLSVYDNVAFGLKMRKLDKAEIDKKVDQILEVCGLTEFRGRFPQQMSGGQRQRVALARALVIEPKLLLLDEPLSNLDAKLRINMRMEIKRIQKKLGITTLFVTHDQEECFSISDKVAVMNQGVIEQFDTPENIYQRPNTEFVARFIGFENFLPLKRQGDVYKTETGAVFNVENTHRDGTCTGTIRPEDIRVAEEGQDNNILEGTVGVRTFLGKGYQYEVLTAAGKFLVNRPAEEAYEEGSRIRLYLPESKLILVN, from the coding sequence ATGGCGTATATGACACTGCAGGATATTGATGTCTGCTATGATAAGAAGAAACAGATTTTAAAGGGATTGAATTTAGAAGTGCAGGAAGGGGAGCTGGTTTCCCTTTTGGGGCCAAGCGGCTGCGGAAAGACTACGACCCTTCGGGTGGTAGCAGGGTTTATTGAGCCCCAGAATGGAGTTTTCGCTCTGGATGGGGAGGACCTTACCAAGGTTCCGGTCCACAAGAGGAATTTTGGAATCGTATTTCAAAGCTATGCCCTGTTTCCCCATTTAAGCGTATATGACAATGTGGCATTTGGGCTTAAGATGAGAAAGCTTGATAAAGCGGAAATTGATAAAAAAGTGGATCAGATCCTGGAGGTCTGCGGTCTTACGGAATTTCGCGGGCGTTTTCCCCAGCAGATGTCCGGCGGGCAGAGGCAGAGAGTGGCCCTTGCCAGGGCGTTAGTAATTGAACCGAAGCTTCTTCTCCTTGATGAGCCTTTAAGCAACTTAGATGCAAAGCTGCGCATCAATATGCGAATGGAGATTAAGAGGATCCAGAAAAAGCTTGGCATTACCACCTTATTTGTCACCCATGACCAGGAGGAGTGCTTCTCCATCTCGGATAAAGTGGCGGTTATGAATCAGGGAGTGATCGAACAGTTTGACACGCCGGAAAATATTTATCAAAGGCCAAATACGGAATTTGTTGCAAGATTTATTGGTTTTGAGAATTTTCTTCCTTTAAAGAGACAGGGAGATGTATATAAAACGGAGACCGGCGCAGTATTTAACGTAGAAAATACACACAGGGATGGCACCTGTACCGGCACCATTCGTCCGGAGGATATCCGGGTGGCAGAAGAAGGACAGGATAACAATATCCTGGAAGGTACGGTAGGCGTCCGGACATTTCTTGGTAAGGGCTATCAGTATGAGGTTCTTACCGCTGCCGGAAAGTTCCTGGTAAACAGGCCGGCAGAAGAAGCTTATGAAGAGGGCAGCCGGATCCGCCTTTATCTGCCGGAATCTAAGCTGATTCTTGTGAATTAA
- a CDS encoding ABC transporter substrate-binding protein has translation MKKVLALSLCAAIVLTGCGGAGATGTAGEKKSGSEEKKLVLSTYGLSEDISEEEVYKPFEDQYNCKIVTETGSTNERYTKLSADSQTTIDVIELSQAMTAKGIEEDLFEPLDLSKIENSQYLIKAAKTMADAGQGIAYTINSIGIMYDPEAVGFEIKSFDDLWKAELEGSVAIPDITTTFGPAMVYMASDYKGVDVTSDNGAAAFEALEELKPNLVKTYAKSSDLINMFTSGEIKAAIVGDFGVPTIKEANPDLVYVTPDVTYANFNTISITKNCKDKELAYAYINYRLSKELQDKTTKALNEAPTNNQVEVSKEDSENMTYGPAAESAKVLDYSFVNPVLSDWIDQWNRTINN, from the coding sequence ATGAAGAAAGTATTGGCATTATCCCTGTGTGCAGCCATTGTACTGACGGGCTGCGGCGGTGCCGGAGCTACGGGAACGGCAGGAGAGAAAAAGAGCGGTTCAGAAGAAAAGAAACTGGTGTTATCCACTTACGGCTTAAGCGAAGATATTTCTGAGGAAGAGGTGTACAAGCCCTTTGAGGACCAGTACAACTGCAAGATCGTTACAGAGACAGGTAGTACCAATGAGCGTTACACAAAGCTTTCTGCTGACTCACAAACCACCATTGACGTAATCGAGCTGTCCCAGGCCATGACGGCAAAGGGGATCGAAGAGGATTTATTTGAGCCTCTGGATTTAAGTAAGATCGAGAACAGCCAGTATCTGATCAAAGCGGCAAAGACTATGGCGGACGCCGGACAGGGAATTGCCTATACCATCAACAGCATCGGTATTATGTATGATCCGGAAGCAGTGGGCTTTGAGATTAAGAGCTTTGATGATTTATGGAAGGCAGAGCTGGAAGGAAGCGTTGCCATTCCGGATATCACGACTACCTTTGGTCCTGCCATGGTTTATATGGCAAGCGATTACAAGGGCGTTGATGTGACCAGTGACAATGGAGCGGCCGCATTTGAGGCATTGGAGGAATTAAAGCCAAACCTTGTAAAGACCTATGCAAAGTCTTCGGACTTAATCAATATGTTTACTTCCGGGGAAATCAAGGCTGCCATCGTAGGCGACTTCGGTGTTCCTACCATTAAAGAGGCAAACCCGGATCTGGTGTATGTGACTCCTGACGTTACTTATGCAAATTTCAATACCATCAGCATTACCAAGAACTGCAAAGACAAGGAACTGGCTTACGCATACATCAATTACCGTTTAAGCAAAGAGCTTCAGGATAAAACCACTAAGGCTTTAAATGAAGCACCTACCAATAACCAAGTGGAGGTTTCCAAGGAAGATTCGGAAAATATGACATATGGCCCTGCGGCAGAGAGTGCAAAGGTGTTAGATTATTCCTTTGTCAATCCGGTCTTAAGTGATTGGATTGATCAGTGGAACCGAACAATCAATAATTAA
- a CDS encoding adenine deaminase C-terminal domain-containing protein — protein MKVDLLVQNGWVYRTYRQCFEKMDIAVVGERFYDISPSSYYGNKIPYEAECVVDGTGKYFIPGLIDIHMHIESSMTYPGEFSRAALPWGVTCVVADPHEIANVFGLEGIKSFMEQETELDIYYGIPSSVPSTGSSLETSGGQIREEEVRELLKEDKVICLGEVMNDSDLVSGEDTLIKRIIRLCQSGDRRLKIEGHCPALSGEALAGFIRGGVDADHTQQTPESVLEKTDMGMFLELQAKSLTSDVVETVVSHGLYENVALVTDDTMPDHLAKGHLNQILKLAVEQGMPAEKAIYCGTLTPARRMGLDDRGMIAPGKLADFVVLDDLVSFCPSAVYKNGKQHIKSPDSPKAVFPDHFYQSVKCRLALASDFKLNRCEIREGTATVNVMEIQDFGTRVKHVKREIPVRNRCICWQEAGLSLAMVFERYGKTGDVSYGLVEHALKSPGAVATTWSHDSHNLLVLGNSVEDMVLAQNRVVHMQGGYVTARGGKITASAALPVGGILSDGSLPKLSEELAEVREEIEAMGYVNSNVIMSISTLTLLVSPELKISDKGLFDVMMKQRVPLVETYES, from the coding sequence ATGAAGGTTGACTTACTTGTTCAAAATGGATGGGTCTACCGGACATACAGGCAATGCTTTGAAAAAATGGACATTGCGGTTGTAGGGGAAAGGTTTTACGACATTTCCCCTTCCTCCTATTATGGGAACAAAATTCCTTATGAGGCTGAATGTGTGGTGGATGGTACAGGAAAATATTTTATACCGGGACTGATCGATATTCATATGCATATCGAAAGCTCCATGACATATCCGGGAGAGTTTTCCAGGGCGGCCCTGCCCTGGGGAGTCACCTGTGTGGTGGCTGACCCTCACGAGATCGCCAATGTATTCGGGTTAGAAGGAATAAAAAGCTTTATGGAACAGGAGACGGAGCTGGATATTTATTACGGGATTCCATCAAGTGTTCCTTCCACCGGAAGCAGCTTAGAAACCTCAGGCGGGCAAATCAGGGAAGAGGAGGTCCGGGAGCTTTTAAAAGAGGATAAAGTCATCTGCCTTGGAGAGGTGATGAATGATTCAGACTTAGTTTCCGGGGAAGATACCCTGATCAAACGCATTATCAGGCTGTGTCAAAGCGGGGACCGCAGGCTGAAGATTGAGGGGCATTGCCCTGCCCTGTCAGGAGAAGCGCTGGCAGGCTTTATCCGGGGCGGCGTGGATGCAGACCATACCCAGCAAACCCCAGAGTCAGTACTGGAAAAGACGGACATGGGCATGTTTCTGGAGCTTCAGGCAAAATCCCTGACATCTGATGTGGTAGAAACGGTGGTATCCCATGGTCTTTATGAAAATGTGGCTCTTGTAACAGATGATACCATGCCGGATCATCTGGCAAAGGGCCATTTAAACCAGATCCTTAAATTGGCTGTTGAGCAGGGAATGCCGGCAGAGAAGGCTATTTACTGTGGGACCCTTACACCTGCGCGGAGAATGGGCCTTGATGACAGGGGAATGATTGCGCCCGGAAAGCTGGCGGATTTCGTTGTACTTGATGATCTGGTAAGCTTTTGCCCTTCTGCGGTTTATAAAAACGGAAAACAGCATATAAAAAGTCCGGATTCCCCAAAAGCAGTTTTCCCGGACCATTTTTACCAGTCTGTAAAATGTCGCCTGGCTCTGGCTTCCGATTTTAAACTGAACCGGTGCGAGATACGGGAGGGAACAGCAACCGTAAATGTCATGGAGATTCAGGATTTTGGAACAAGGGTTAAGCATGTGAAAAGGGAAATTCCCGTCAGGAACCGCTGCATATGCTGGCAGGAGGCAGGACTTTCCCTGGCAATGGTATTTGAACGCTACGGAAAGACAGGAGATGTTTCCTATGGACTTGTGGAACATGCCTTAAAGTCTCCCGGAGCGGTGGCAACCACCTGGAGTCATGACAGCCATAATCTGCTGGTGCTTGGAAATTCAGTGGAGGATATGGTGCTTGCCCAGAACCGGGTGGTTCATATGCAGGGCGGTTATGTAACAGCCCGGGGCGGTAAAATCACAGCTTCCGCAGCCCTTCCTGTAGGAGGAATCCTCTCCGACGGAAGTCTCCCAAAGCTTTCAGAGGAACTGGCTGAGGTGCGGGAGGAAATCGAGGCCATGGGGTATGTGAACAGCAATGTTATCATGTCCATTTCCACCCTGACGCTACTGGTTTCCCCGGAATTAAAGATAAGCGACAAGGGCCTGTTTGATGTAATGATGAAGCAAAGGGTTCCTTTGGTGGAAACATACGAGTCTTAA
- a CDS encoding amidohydrolase: MRTIIINVTVVTMNDQREIHDPGFVMFENDIIAAVGGMKDLPEEAWHLDTVTVDGKNGILMPGMVNLHTHMGMIPFRGLGDDCKDRLRVFLLPMEQKAMDEELVYLSSRYAAGEMLLGGVTTALDMYYFEEEAARAMDEMGMRGIAGQTVMEEGACDFSDPYQALAYGEELIKKYQSHPRISACIAPHGTNTCGKTLLLEAYRLDSSLKVPFTLHTAEMDYEMDYFRKEYGMSPVQYLDSIGVLGKETLAAHCIHMEEEDLLLLKEREARVAHCIGSNTKAAKGVAPVSSMLRMGIPVGLGTDGPASGNTLDIFTQMKLCADFHKNETRDRSAFPAETIVSMATDLGAKALGLYDHTGSLEPGKQADLVLVETCSANMFPVYNPYSALVYSANPSNVEAVYVAGECVVKDKKLAKADMAEIRKMLIKKMKKTDFGIYMEKMGNIY; encoded by the coding sequence GTGAGAACGATAATCATAAATGTAACTGTGGTAACAATGAATGATCAGAGGGAAATTCACGATCCCGGTTTTGTGATGTTTGAAAATGATATCATCGCAGCGGTGGGAGGTATGAAGGATTTACCGGAAGAAGCCTGGCATTTGGATACGGTGACAGTGGACGGAAAGAACGGCATCCTGATGCCGGGAATGGTGAATCTCCATACGCATATGGGGATGATCCCTTTCCGTGGACTTGGGGATGACTGCAAGGACCGGCTCCGGGTATTTTTGCTTCCGATGGAGCAAAAGGCCATGGATGAAGAGCTTGTATACCTGTCTTCCCGCTACGCGGCAGGGGAGATGCTTCTTGGCGGCGTGACCACAGCTCTTGATATGTATTACTTTGAGGAAGAAGCTGCAAGGGCCATGGATGAGATGGGAATGAGAGGGATTGCAGGGCAGACAGTGATGGAAGAAGGTGCCTGCGATTTCAGTGATCCTTATCAGGCATTGGCTTATGGGGAAGAATTGATAAAAAAATATCAATCCCACCCCCGAATATCAGCCTGCATTGCTCCTCATGGAACTAATACCTGCGGGAAAACACTGCTTTTGGAAGCCTACCGTCTGGATTCGTCCTTAAAGGTTCCTTTTACTTTACATACGGCGGAAATGGATTATGAAATGGATTATTTCCGGAAGGAATACGGCATGTCCCCGGTTCAGTATTTGGACAGCATCGGGGTATTGGGAAAAGAGACTCTGGCAGCCCACTGCATTCATATGGAGGAAGAGGATCTTTTGCTTTTAAAGGAACGGGAAGCAAGGGTGGCTCACTGCATCGGCTCCAATACAAAGGCGGCAAAGGGCGTGGCACCGGTAAGCTCCATGCTTCGGATGGGAATCCCGGTAGGCCTTGGAACGGATGGCCCTGCAAGCGGAAATACTCTTGATATTTTTACGCAAATGAAGCTTTGTGCCGATTTTCATAAAAATGAAACCAGAGACCGGAGCGCATTTCCGGCGGAAACCATTGTGTCAATGGCTACGGATCTGGGAGCAAAGGCCCTTGGCCTTTATGACCACACAGGTTCCCTGGAACCGGGAAAGCAGGCGGATCTTGTTTTAGTTGAAACCTGCTCTGCTAATATGTTTCCGGTTTACAATCCCTATTCTGCCCTCGTTTACAGCGCCAATCCTTCCAATGTGGAGGCCGTATACGTTGCAGGGGAATGTGTGGTGAAGGATAAGAAGCTTGCAAAGGCAGATATGGCAGAAATCAGGAAAATGCTTATAAAGAAGATGAAAAAAACGGATTTTGGAATTTATATGGAAAAAATGGGGAATATTTATTGA
- the rpsO gene encoding 30S ribosomal protein S15: protein MISKEKKAAIIAEFGRKAGDTGSPEVQIAILTERITELTDHLQKNPKDHHSRRGLLMMVGQRRGLLDYLKKTDLEGYRSLIEKLGIRK, encoded by the coding sequence ATGATTTCAAAGGAAAAGAAAGCAGCTATCATCGCTGAATTTGGCAGAAAAGCCGGAGACACAGGTTCACCGGAAGTACAGATCGCAATTCTGACAGAAAGAATTACAGAATTAACTGATCACCTTCAGAAGAACCCAAAAGATCATCATTCCAGAAGAGGACTTCTGATGATGGTTGGACAGAGAAGGGGTCTTCTTGATTACTTAAAGAAGACAGACTTAGAAGGCTATCGTTCATTGATCGAGAAGTTAGGAATCAGAAAATAA